A portion of the Fulvia fulva chromosome 1, complete sequence genome contains these proteins:
- a CDS encoding Putative tRNA (cytidine(32)/guanosine(34)-2'-O)-methyltransferase, which yields MGKSSKDKRDAYYRLAKEQGWRARSAFKLLQLDEEFNLFDGVTRVVDLCAAPGSWSQVLSRILIKGERIGRAAWEDQRFKELFRLQEEQPLDSQLQHLALEAPAAEARKDVKIVAIDLQPMSPLEGITCLKADITHPSTIPLLLKALDPTYERDSSSIEASHPVDLVISDGAPDVTGLHDLDIYVQSQLLWAALNLALCVLNPGGRFVAKIFRGKDVDLLYAQLKVVFEGVTVAKPRSSRASSVEAFIVCTNFRPPAAFRASLDNPLGTIRQLEADKEQLKAGIKSGRIVRKDGITELTLDTELGNVDHDRWIAPFLACGDLSSYDADASHKLPEGHISLDPVQPPTAPPYRAALEERKKMGGAYGKTKLRAGA from the coding sequence ATGGGCAAGTCTTCCAAGGACAAGCGAGACGCCTACTACCGCCTTGCGAAAGAGCAAGGATGGCGTGCACGCTCGGCCTTCAAGCTGCTGCAGCTCGACGAGGAATTCAATCTCTTCGACGGCGTGACTCGCGTCGTCGATCTTTGCGCCGCGCCGGGGAGTTGGTCGCAAGTGCTGTCGCGTATACTGATCAAAGGGGAACGCATCGGCAGAGCAGCATGGGAGGATCAGCGCTTCAAGGAATTGTTCAGACTGCAAGAAGAGCAGCCGCTGGACAGTCAGCTTCAGCATCTTGCCCTTGAAGCACCGGCAGCAGAAGCGCGGAAGGATGTCAAGATTGTGGCCATCGATCTCCAGCCTATGTCGCCGTTGGAGGGTATCACTTGCCTGAAAGCTGATATTACCCACCCATCGACAATACCGCTGCTGCTCAAGGCTCTGGATCCGACCTACGAGCGGGACTCTTCGTCCATCGAGGCCTCACATCCCGTCGATCTGGTCATCTCAGATGGTGCCCCTGACGTTACTGGCCTCCACGACCTCGACATCTACGTCCAGTCTCAACTTCTCTGGGCGGCACTCAACCTGGCTCTCTGCGTTCTCAACCCAGGTGGCAGATTCGTCGCCAAGATCTTCCGTGGCAAAGACGTCGACCTGCTCTACGCACAACTCAAAGTTGTCTTCGAAGGAGTGACCGTTGCCAAACCTAGAAGTAGCAGAGCCAGTAGTGTCGAAGCATTCATTGTTTGCACCAACTTCCGACCACCTGCAGCCTTCAGAGCCAGCCTGGACAATCCCCTTGGTACGATTCGACAGCTCGAGGCAGACAAAGAACAGCTCAAAGCCGGCATCAAGTCTGGTCGCATTGTTCGTAAGGATGGGATCACTGAACTGACGCTGGACACGGAATTGGGTAATGTGGACCATGACAGATGGATCGCTCCTTTCCTGGCTTGTGGTGATCTGAGCTCGTACGATGCTGATGCGAGCCACAAGTTGCCAGAAGGACATATTAGCTTGGATCCGGTGCAGCCGCCGACTGCTCCTCCTTATCGCGCGGCGTTGGAGGAGAGGAAGAAGATGGGTGGTGCTTATGGCAAGACCAAGCTGCGCGCTGGGGCATAA